A single Drosophila ananassae strain 14024-0371.13 chromosome 3L, ASM1763931v2, whole genome shotgun sequence DNA region contains:
- the LOC6494017 gene encoding protein argonaute-2 isoform X3, giving the protein MYPVGQQSQWTPSPTRPQSPSQAQTSFDTLTSPPAPGSSVNPTAVTSPSAQNVAAGGATVAGAAAAAAQVASALGSTTGSVSAAIATATPAAQPDMPVFTCPRRPNLGREGRPIVLRANHFQVTMPRGYVHHYDINIQPDKCPRKVNREIIETMVHAYSKIFGVLKPVFDGRNNLYTRDPLPIGNERLELEVTLPGEGKDRIFRVTIKWQAQVSLFNLEEALEGRTRQIPYDAILALDVVMRHLPSMTYTPVGRSFFSSPDGYYHPLGGGREVWFGFHQSVRPSQWKMMLNIDVSATAFYKSQPVIDFMCEVLDIRDINEQRKPLTDSQRVKFTKEIKGLKIEITHCGQMRRKYRVCNVTRRPAQMQSFPLQLENGQTVECTVAKYFLDKYRMKLRYPHLPCLQVGQEHKHTYLPLEVCHIVAGQRCIKKLTDMQTSTMIKATARSAPDREREINNLVKRADFNNDSYVQEFGLTISNSMMEVRGRVLPPPKLQYGGRVSTGITGQQLFPPQNKVSLASPNQGVWDMRGKQFFTGVEIRIWAIACFAPQRTVREDALRNFTQQLQKISNDAGMPIIGQPCFCKYATGPDQVEPMFRYLKITFPGLQLVVVVLPGKTPVYAEVKRVGDTVLGMATQCVQAKNVNKTSPQTLSNLCLKINVKLGGINSILVPSIRPKVFNEPVIFLGADVTHPPAGDNKKPSIAAVVGSMDAHPSRYAATVRVQQHRQEIIQELSSMVRELLIMFYKSTGGYKPHRIILYRDGVSEGQFPHVLQHELTAIREACIKLEPEYRPGITFIVVQKRHHTRLFCAEKKEQSGKSGNIPAGTTVDVGITHPTEFDFYLCSHQGIQGTSRPSHYHVLWDDNHFDSDELQCLTYQLCHTYVRCTRSVSIPAPAYYAHLVAFRARYHLVEKEHDSGEGSHQSGCSEDRTPGAMARAITVHADTKKVMYFA; this is encoded by the exons ATGTATCCAGTTGGACAAC agTCACAGTGGACCCCCTCGCCCACTCGGCCTCAGAGTCCCTCTCAGGCGCAGACTAGCTTCGACACGCTCACAT CACCACCGGCGCCCGGCTCATCGGTCAATCCCACCGCGGTCACCAGCCCGAGTGCCCAGAATGTGGCAGCTGGTGGAGCCACTGTGGCCGGTGCTGCTGCAGCAGCCGCCCAGGTCGCCTCCGCCCTTGGCTCAACCACCGGCAGCGTGTCGGCAGCCATTGCCACCGCCACGCCAGCCGCCCAACCGGACATGCCCGTCTTCACGTGCCCCCGCCGTCCGAATCTGGGCCGGGAAGGTCGTCCGATTGTGCTCCGTGCCAATCACTTCCAGGTGACGATGCCCCGTGGCTATGTCCACCACTACGACATCAACATCCAGCCGGACAAGTGTCCGCGCAAGGTCAACCGCGAGATCATCGAGACTATGGTCCATGCCTACAGCAAGATCTTCGGGGTGCTGAAGCCCGTGTTCGATGGCCGGAATAACTTGTACACCCGTGACCCCTTGCCCATTGGCAACGAACGGCTGGAGCTGGAGGTCACCCTGCCCGGCGAGGGCAAGGATCGCATCTTTCGCGTGACGATCAAGTGGCAGGCTCAGGTCTCTCTCttcaacctggaggaggcgctcGAGGGTCGCACCCGCCAGATACCCTATGACGCCATCTTGGCGCTCGACGTGGTGATGCGTCATCTGCCCAGTATGACGTACACTCCAGTGGGACGCAGTTTCTTCAGCTCACCCGACGGCTACTACCATCCTCTTGGCGGTGGTCGCGAGGTGTGGTTCGGTTTCCATCAGAGTGTGAGGCCTTCGCAGTGGAAGATGATGCTCAACATCGATG TATCGGCTACTGCTTTCTACAAGTCCCAACCCGTGATTGACTTCATGTGTGAGGTGCTGGACATTCGCGACATCAACGAACAGCGCAAGCCGCTCACCGACTCCCAGCGCGTCAAGTTCACCAAGGAGATCAAGGGCCTGAAGATCGAGATCACCCACTGTGGTCAGATGCGTCGCAAGTACCGGGTGTGCAACGTCACCCGTCGTCCAGCCCAGATGCAATC CTTCCCATTGCAACTGGAGAACGGCCAGACCGTGGAGTGCACTGTGGCCAAGTATTTCCTGGACAAGTACCGCATGAAGCTGCGCTACCCGCATCTGCCCTGCCTCCAGGTGGGCCAGGAGCACAAGCACACCTATCTGCCCCTGGAGGTGTGCCACATCGTCGCCGGCCAGCGCTGCATCAAGAAACTGACCGATATGCAAACTTCGACGATGATCAAGGCCACCGCCCGCTCGGCTCCCGATCGGGAGCGCGAAATCAACAATCTGGTGAAGCGCGCCGACTTTAACAACGACTCCTATGTGCAGGAGTTCGGCTTAACCATCTCCAATTCGATGATGGAGGTGCGCGGACGCGTCCTCCCACCACCCAAGCTGCAGTACGGCGGACGTGTGTCCACGGGCATCACTGGCCAGCAGTTGTTCCCGCCGCAGAACAAAGTGAGTCTCGCGTCGCCCAACCAGGGTGTTTGGGATATGCGCGGCAAGCAGTTCTTCACCGGAGTGGAGATCCGCATTTGGGCCATTGCCTGCTTTGCTCCGCAGCGTACTGTGCGCGAGGATGCGCTGCGCAACTTTACTCAGCAGCTGCAGAAGATTTCCAATGACGCCGGCATGCCCATTATCGGCCAGCCGTGCTTCTGCAAATATGCCACCGGACCGGATCAGGTCGAGCCGATGTTCCGCTACCTGAAGATCACCTTCCCGGGACTGCAACTCGTTGTGGTAGTGCTTCCCGGCAAGACACCTGTCTATGCCGAGGTTAAGCGCGTGGGCGACACTGTCCTGGGCATGGCCACCCAGTGCGTCCAGGCCAAGAACGTGAACAAGACATCGCCGCAGACGCTGTCCAATCTCTGTCTCAAGATCAACGTCAAGCTGGGCGGCATCAATTCGATCCTGGTGCCCTCCATTCGGCCGAAGGTATTCAACGAGCCGGTTATCTTCCTGGGAGCGGACGTAACTCACCCGCCGGCTGGCGACAACAAGAAACCATCGATTGCCGCAGTCGTTGGGTCCATGGATGCTCATCCGTCCCGGTATGCGGCCACCGTGCGAGTGCAGCAGCATCGCCAGGAGATCATCCAGGAGTTGAGCAGCATGGTGAGGGAGTTGCTCATCATGTTCTACAAGTCAACGGGCGGCTACAAGCCCCACCGCATCATACTCTACCGCGACGGCGTCTCCGAAGGCCAGTTCCCCCACGTTCTGCAGCACGAGCTGACCGCCATTCGGGAGGCGTGCATCAAGCTGGAGCCGGAATATCGGCCGGGCATCACGTTCATTGTGGTGCAGAAACGCCACCACACGCGTCTCTTCTGTGCCGAGAAGAAGGAGCAGAGCGGCAAGTCGGGCAACATACCCGCCGGCACCACCGTCGATGTGGGCATCACCCATCCCACCGAGTTCGACTTCTACCTATGCAGTCACCAGGGTATCCAGGGCACCAGTCGTCCCTCGCACTACCATGTGCTCTGGGACGACAACCACTTTGACTCGGACGAGCTGCAGTGCCTCACGTACCAGCTGTGTCACACCTATGTGCGCTGCACCCGATCCGTCAGTATACCAGCGCCGGCGTACTATGCCCACTTGGTGGCCTTCCGTGCCAG ATATCATCTTGTTGAAAAGGAACACGACTCGGGCGAGGGATCGCACCAGAGCGGCTGCTCAGAGGATCGCACACCAGGTGCCATGGCCAGGGCCATCACTGTGCATGCGGACACCAAGAAGGTCATGTACTTTGCCTAA